Proteins found in one Amycolatopsis umgeniensis genomic segment:
- a CDS encoding FGGY-family carbohydrate kinase: MIIGVDIGTSLTKAVVFDKAGTSVASACTTSEVHHLPGGLVEQDLDQVLGTVATVVREVAAGLDGPVTALALTGQGDGLWLRDESGAAIRPAISWLDGRANALLAKWQADGVTREVFRRTASGLFPGSAAAIMSFLDTHEPESLDRAAVAGYCVDAVIQRLTGEITVDASDASLPFLNPATRHYDEDAIAAVGLSHRRGLLVEPAAPKTVFRLDERGAALLGLPVGLPVTAGPFDLPASAIGAGVRRAGDGILTAGTTLACQVLTDSAVFDPDGEPAGMFLCTPEEGEFLRAMPAMVGTAGIDWMCRLFGIAVEEIGSLLDASSPGAGGVRALPFLSASGERAPFVDASARAQFSGLSLESERGDIVRALCESIAYAARHCFEAAGLTGTLYACGGGVRSLEWTRIFADVLGRPIVIPGDPGVGARGAVIVAADALGEPVDRELWAESARVVEVRPENVGFYEQGYADYQASLAAARGLWRL; encoded by the coding sequence ATGATCATCGGCGTCGACATCGGCACGTCACTGACCAAGGCGGTCGTCTTCGACAAGGCCGGGACGTCCGTGGCGAGCGCGTGCACCACGTCCGAGGTGCACCATCTGCCGGGCGGGCTGGTCGAGCAGGACCTCGACCAGGTGCTCGGCACCGTGGCCACGGTGGTGCGCGAGGTCGCCGCCGGGCTCGACGGTCCGGTCACCGCGCTGGCACTCACCGGTCAGGGCGACGGTCTGTGGTTGCGCGACGAGTCGGGCGCCGCGATCCGGCCCGCGATCTCCTGGCTCGACGGCCGGGCGAACGCGCTGCTGGCGAAATGGCAGGCCGACGGGGTGACCAGGGAAGTGTTCCGCCGCACCGCGTCGGGCCTGTTCCCCGGCAGCGCGGCGGCGATCATGTCCTTTTTGGACACTCATGAGCCGGAGTCGCTCGACAGGGCGGCGGTGGCGGGCTACTGCGTCGACGCGGTGATCCAGCGGCTGACCGGCGAGATCACCGTCGACGCGTCGGACGCTTCGCTGCCTTTCCTCAATCCCGCGACCCGGCACTACGACGAAGACGCCATCGCGGCCGTCGGCCTCTCCCACCGCCGGGGCCTGCTCGTGGAGCCCGCCGCGCCGAAGACCGTCTTCCGCTTGGACGAGCGCGGGGCCGCGCTGCTCGGCCTTCCCGTCGGGCTGCCGGTCACGGCGGGCCCGTTCGACCTGCCCGCCAGTGCCATCGGCGCCGGTGTGCGGCGAGCCGGCGACGGCATCCTCACGGCCGGCACCACCCTCGCCTGCCAGGTGTTGACCGACTCGGCGGTGTTCGACCCGGACGGCGAGCCCGCGGGGATGTTCCTCTGCACCCCGGAGGAAGGCGAGTTCCTGCGGGCGATGCCGGCGATGGTCGGCACCGCGGGCATCGACTGGATGTGCCGCCTGTTCGGAATCGCGGTCGAGGAGATCGGCTCGTTGCTCGACGCGAGCAGTCCCGGCGCGGGTGGCGTTCGCGCGCTGCCGTTCCTCTCCGCGTCCGGCGAACGGGCACCGTTCGTCGACGCTTCGGCCAGGGCGCAGTTCTCCGGACTGAGCCTGGAAAGCGAGCGCGGCGACATCGTCCGCGCGCTGTGCGAGTCGATCGCTTACGCGGCAAGGCATTGCTTCGAGGCTGCCGGGCTCACCGGCACGTTGTACGCCTGCGGCGGCGGGGTCCGCTCGCTCGAGTGGACGCGGATCTTCGCCGACGTTCTCGGGCGGCCCATCGTGATCCCCGGCGATCCCGGGGTCGGCGCGCGAGGCGCGGTGATCGTCGCCGCGGACGCGCTCGGCGAACCGGTCGACAGGGAGCTGTGGGCGGAAAGCGCACGCGTCGTCGAGGTCCGCCCCGAGAACGTAGGGTTCTACGAGCAGGGCTACGCCGACTACCAGGCCTCGCTGGCCGCGGCCCGTGGACTGTGGAGGTTGTGA
- a CDS encoding HD domain-containing protein, with protein MRARKNTIPSQAIDAVEHRVRQLCWRYADKLQFHGWHHVSFVRAKAAGFAEHNGADRTVVEVAALVHDVNYIVLRNSPAAAGRDLRLSILRECGVEETVARWIDEIIDEAEMATRGRHISLEAQALSDADTLFKALPVTPVVLAHRYLRENGLSLGELADKIVGEQRDVHDSGYYFYNPKAAENYSRWASANLQLWQCIKEAVDDPTVVELLDAVHAVDFEAEPAAS; from the coding sequence ATGCGCGCGCGAAAGAACACGATTCCTTCCCAGGCCATCGACGCCGTCGAACATCGCGTCCGGCAACTGTGCTGGCGCTATGCGGACAAACTGCAGTTCCACGGCTGGCACCACGTGAGTTTCGTTCGGGCCAAGGCCGCGGGGTTCGCCGAGCACAACGGTGCGGATCGCACCGTCGTCGAGGTTGCGGCGCTGGTGCACGACGTGAACTACATCGTGCTCCGGAACTCCCCCGCGGCCGCCGGGAGAGACCTCCGGCTGAGCATCCTGCGGGAGTGCGGTGTCGAGGAAACCGTGGCCCGGTGGATCGACGAGATCATCGACGAAGCCGAGATGGCCACCAGAGGAAGGCACATCTCGCTCGAGGCACAGGCGTTGAGCGACGCCGACACGCTGTTCAAGGCGCTGCCGGTGACGCCCGTCGTACTCGCCCACCGTTACTTGCGGGAGAACGGGTTGAGCCTCGGTGAGCTGGCGGACAAGATCGTCGGCGAACAACGCGACGTCCACGACAGCGGCTATTACTTCTACAACCCCAAGGCCGCGGAGAACTACTCCCGATGGGCGTCGGCGAATCTTCAGTTGTGGCAGTGCATCAAGGAGGCCGTCGACGATCCGACGGTCGTCGAACTCCTCGACGCGGTGCACGCCGTGGACTTCGAGGCCGAGCCCGCGGCCTCCTAG
- a CDS encoding class II aldolase/adducin family protein, producing MILAEERAAVCEFARRMTTDGLVVGTSGNVSARRGELVAVTPTGVDYAGLRPEDVPVVGLDGKIVDGSLKPTSELPMHLTVYREAADPDGKAISAVVHTHSVHATAVSTLVTEVPPIHYMLAAIGPTARVASYATYGTEELAKAMLEALEGRRGCILANHGTTTFGDSLGSAYSRAQQLEWVCQVWLTARAAGTPNLLPAAEIEHVVEKLRGYGQR from the coding sequence GTGATCCTGGCCGAAGAACGCGCGGCGGTCTGCGAATTCGCCCGCAGGATGACCACCGACGGGCTCGTGGTCGGCACGTCCGGCAACGTCTCCGCGAGGCGGGGCGAGCTGGTCGCGGTGACCCCGACCGGCGTCGACTACGCCGGGCTGCGGCCGGAAGACGTGCCGGTGGTCGGTCTCGACGGCAAGATCGTCGACGGCTCACTCAAACCCACCAGCGAACTCCCGATGCATCTCACGGTGTACCGGGAGGCGGCGGATCCCGACGGCAAGGCGATTTCAGCCGTGGTGCACACACATTCCGTGCACGCCACGGCTGTCTCCACCCTCGTCACCGAGGTACCGCCGATCCACTACATGCTCGCCGCGATCGGTCCGACGGCCCGCGTCGCGTCCTACGCGACGTACGGCACCGAGGAACTCGCCAAAGCCATGCTGGAGGCTCTGGAAGGCCGCCGCGGTTGCATCCTGGCCAACCACGGCACCACCACCTTCGGCGACAGCCTCGGCTCCGCGTACAGCAGGGCCCAGCAGCTCGAATGGGTCTGCCAGGTCTGGCTGACCGCGCGGGCGGCGGGAACACCGAATCTGCTCCCCGCCGCCGAGATCGAGCACGTCGTGGAGAAACTCCGCGGTTACGGCCAGCGCTAG